A single Leptidea sinapis chromosome 2, ilLepSina1.1, whole genome shotgun sequence DNA region contains:
- the LOC126974700 gene encoding tubulin-specific chaperone E — MVGAMPINIAPKFCNGAMDSCNGNDDSEIQVMIGSRIKSNDDFGTVKYIGEVQGYNGIWYGVEWDNISRGKHDGCVDGIQYFKTINNGAGSFVRPSKISPMKTTSEAIQQCYGDREDELIAAHRRTVINEWKREMGAPFIEMVGFEKIHQKQKMDRLQEVCVRDQSICKAGDVASLCPNVKSLDVSQNLFSNWREIITLSAQLPNLRELDVSKNRMAIDIPEDTLIHLSGNFSNLEKLNISVCNYEWSDILALSHLWPKITEIIAAYNIIDKITPPDTLGTLTILRLDGNPLSSWSEVVNLGRMKNLKVLSLNDCYLQKIRFKDELANVEVDLFENLEVLFLNRNRINDWRSVSELNKLKNLKKLYFLKNPVLNNEDYNTDSQLIIAKIGTLQELNGSTITREQRRGAEYDYIKRYGAEWKLAQTDETTRIAFDLEHGRFQKLIDKYGIPEDSLLVTQQKTTTLTSQLVEITLKDENGKSFKKKFPSSMAVQKLVTLAQRLFSKSNNGKLTLHLQSENSKGASEELNNVMKDLSYFSINNGDVIIVRFR; from the exons atggtGGGCGCTATGCCTATTAATATAGCACCAAAATTTTGTAACGGCGCCATGGATAGTTGTAATGGTAATGATGACAGTGAGATACAAGTGATGATTGGTAGTCGAATAAAAAGTAATGATGATTTTGGAACTGTGAAATATATTGGAGAAGTGCAGGGCTACAATGGTATTTGGTATGGTGTTGAATGGGATAATATCTCCCGGGGTAAGCACGATGGATGCGTCGATGGTATTCAGTATTTCAAGACCATAAATAACGGCGCTGGATCTTTTGTTCGTCCTAGCAAGATATCCCCTATGAAGACTACTTCTGAAGCTATTCAGCAATGTTATGGTGATCGAGag GATGAGCTGATAGCTGCTCACCGAAGAACAGTGATCAATGAATGGAAACGAGAAATGGGAGCACCCTTCATTGAAATGGTTGGATTTGagaaaattcatcaaaaaca AAAAATGGACCGCCTTCAAGAGGTATGCGTTCGCGACCAGAGCATCTGCAAGGCGGGTGACGTGGCTTCCTTGTGCCCGAATGTGAAGAGCTTGGATGTTTCGCAGAATCTTTTCTCTAATTGGCGCGAGATTATTACGCTGTCGGCTCAACTCCCAAATTTGAGGGAACTGGATGTCAG cAAAAACCGAATGGCAATAGACATACCCGAAGACACCCTCATACACCTATCAGGCAACTTCTCAAACCTGGAGAAACTCAACATTTCAGTTTGTAACTACGAATGGTCTGACATACTTGCACTCTCTCATCTCTGGCCAAAAATCACGGAAATCATAGCAGCCTATAACATAATAGATAAAATCACGCCGCCAGATACATTGGGCACTTTGACAATACTACGGTTAGATGGGAATCCGTTGAGCTCGTGGTCTGAGGTGGTGAATCTGGGGAGAATGAAGAATCTGAAGGTTTTGAGTTTGAACGACTGTTATTTGCAGAAGATTAGGTTCAAGGATGAACTGGCCAATGTGGAGGTGGATCTGTTTGAGAATTTGGAAGTGTTGTTTTTGAACCGCAATAGGATTAATGac TGGCGGTCAGTGAGTGaactgaataaattaaaaaacctcAAAAAGCTTTACTTCCTCAAGAATCCGGTACTGAACAATGAAGATTATAACACAGACTCGCAGCTGATTATCGCTAAGATTGGAACACTCCAG GAATTGAACGGATCAACAATAACCCGGGAACAACGCCGTGGCGCCGaatatgactacataaaaaGATATGGAGCGGAGTGGAAGCTGGCCCAGACTGATGAGACGACGAGAATTGCATTTGATTTAGAACATGGCCGATTTCAGAAGCTAATTGACA AATATGGTATTCCAGAGGACAGCCTACTAGTTACACAACAGAAAACTACCACTCTTACATCTCAACTCGTAGAAATTACACTAAAAGATGAAAATGGAAAGTCTTTCAAGAAGAAATTCCCTTCGTCAATGGCCGTTCAAAAGCTTGTAACACTCGCGCAAAGATTATTCTCCAAAAGTAATAATGGCAAATTAACATTACACTTACAAAGCGAAAATTCAAAAGGTGCAAGTGAAGAATTGAATAACGTTATGAAAGATTTATCATATTTTTCTATAAACAACGGGGACGTAATCATTGTGAGATTCAGATAG